In Sphingobacteriaceae bacterium, the following proteins share a genomic window:
- a CDS encoding short-chain dehydrogenase, with protein sequence MLILITGASKGIGFEMVNLLSKDPTNLIIAVSRNTDSLNKLVRTQNTHSILPIKADITKAAQQKKIFQTIKSLNIGLDVLVNNAGQIVNKPFEKITEKELHAVYATNVFAPFTLIQTLLPLMSKKTRGHIVNIGSMGGFQGSSKFPGLSAYSSSKTALSGLTEVLAEELKPKNIAVNCLALGSVQTEMLAKAFPGYKAPLKAVQMAEFICHFATTGQNYFNGKIIPVSSTTP encoded by the coding sequence ATGCTAATACTCATCACCGGTGCATCTAAAGGAATTGGCTTCGAAATGGTAAATCTTCTGTCAAAAGATCCTACTAACCTTATCATCGCTGTTTCAAGAAATACAGATTCCTTAAACAAGCTGGTCCGCACTCAAAACACACATTCTATTCTTCCTATAAAAGCTGATATAACCAAAGCAGCTCAACAGAAAAAAATATTTCAAACCATTAAATCATTAAATATCGGCCTCGATGTACTTGTAAACAATGCAGGTCAGATTGTAAATAAACCCTTCGAGAAAATAACTGAGAAAGAATTGCACGCTGTTTATGCTACAAATGTTTTTGCACCATTTACCCTGATTCAAACACTCTTACCCCTGATGTCGAAAAAAACGCGGGGACATATCGTTAACATAGGCAGTATGGGCGGCTTCCAGGGGAGTTCTAAATTTCCAGGATTAAGCGCTTATTCGAGCAGTAAAACAGCATTAAGCGGGCTGACAGAAGTTTTGGCCGAAGAATTAAAACCAAAAAATATCGCCGTAAATTGTCTTGCTCTTGGATCCGTGCAAACCGAAATGCTCGCCAAGGCTTTTCCTGGCTACAAAGCCCCATTAAAGGCTGTTCAAATGGCGGAGTTCATTTGTCATTTCGCTACAACGGGTCAAAATTATTTTAATGGAAAAATCATCCCGGTTTCCTCCACTACCCCTTAA
- a CDS encoding peptidase S41: MKKIIFTGKIKKALAACSLIIALSIGVAYTPDYFEISKNLDIFYSVYKELNVGYVDGTKPGQLMKTGIDAMLSSLDPYTVYYTENDIEDYRFMTTGEYGGIGATVNDINGKIIIADPYEGFAAYKAGLRAGDQIIGVNAINVVGKKTDEIGTLLKGQAGTPLKLKVIKAGQTTPTEISLNREEIKTKAVPYAGMLPNNETGYIKLISFTDNCSNEVKEAMIALKAKGAKNLVLDLRGNLGGLLLEAVNIVNFFTEKGHEVVFTKGKIPEWDKTYLSVNPPVDLQIPLVVLVDENSASASEIVSGALQDLDRAVIIGQRTYGKGLVQQTKDLVYNAKIKFTVAKYYIPSGRCVQALDYSNKDDEGRVEKVPDSLITAFKTKNGRIVYDGAGVMPDVKTKEEKFENILISLISKFHIFNYATQYYLKHQDIAPVKDFQLTDAEYQDFVAYLKDKDYTYKTKSELELADLKKNAEAENYFADIKTEYDALFNKMTSNKKDDLVKYKPSIKKFLEEEIASRYYFQKGRVEISLKNDDDLKEATVLLNDPFKMKNILTAVVPATKPFNVKKKF; encoded by the coding sequence ATGAAAAAGATCATTTTTACAGGCAAAATTAAAAAGGCCCTTGCGGCATGTTCGTTAATTATTGCCCTGAGTATTGGAGTTGCTTACACTCCCGATTATTTCGAAATAAGCAAAAACCTGGATATTTTTTATTCTGTTTATAAGGAATTAAACGTAGGGTATGTAGATGGCACAAAACCGGGACAACTTATGAAAACAGGGATAGACGCGATGTTAAGCTCGCTCGATCCTTACACCGTTTACTATACTGAAAATGATATTGAAGATTACCGTTTTATGACAACCGGCGAATACGGAGGTATTGGAGCTACGGTGAACGATATTAACGGAAAAATCATTATAGCCGATCCTTATGAAGGCTTTGCTGCTTACAAGGCAGGGCTAAGAGCCGGTGACCAAATAATAGGCGTAAATGCCATCAACGTTGTAGGTAAAAAAACGGACGAAATTGGCACACTTTTAAAAGGTCAGGCCGGAACGCCTTTAAAACTTAAAGTCATTAAAGCGGGGCAAACTACTCCTACCGAAATCAGTTTAAATCGCGAAGAAATAAAAACCAAAGCGGTACCTTATGCGGGTATGTTACCTAATAACGAAACGGGTTATATTAAACTCATTTCCTTTACAGATAATTGCAGCAATGAAGTTAAGGAGGCGATGATTGCTCTTAAAGCAAAAGGAGCCAAAAACCTTGTTCTTGATTTGCGTGGTAACCTGGGTGGCCTATTGTTAGAGGCTGTAAACATCGTTAATTTCTTTACAGAAAAAGGACACGAAGTAGTTTTCACCAAGGGAAAAATTCCGGAATGGGACAAAACGTATTTATCGGTTAATCCACCTGTAGACCTTCAAATTCCATTAGTTGTTTTGGTGGATGAAAATTCCGCTTCTGCTTCTGAAATCGTTAGCGGTGCTCTGCAGGATTTAGACAGAGCGGTTATTATCGGCCAGAGAACTTACGGTAAAGGCTTGGTACAACAAACTAAAGATCTTGTCTATAATGCAAAAATTAAATTTACGGTTGCCAAATATTACATTCCCAGCGGACGTTGCGTGCAGGCTTTAGACTACAGCAACAAGGATGATGAAGGTCGCGTAGAAAAAGTACCCGATAGTTTGATCACTGCTTTTAAAACTAAAAATGGACGTATTGTTTATGATGGCGCAGGAGTTATGCCGGATGTAAAAACCAAAGAAGAAAAATTTGAGAACATCCTCATTTCTTTGATCTCGAAATTTCACATTTTTAATTATGCTACTCAGTATTATCTGAAGCACCAGGATATAGCGCCTGTTAAAGATTTTCAACTCACAGATGCAGAATACCAGGACTTTGTGGCCTACTTAAAAGATAAAGATTACACTTACAAAACAAAAAGTGAATTGGAGTTAGCGGACCTTAAAAAAAACGCGGAAGCTGAAAATTATTTCGCGGATATTAAAACTGAATACGACGCGCTCTTCAACAAGATGACTTCAAACAAAAAAGATGATCTTGTAAAATACAAACCAAGTATTAAAAAATTCCTGGAAGAAGAAATCGCATCACGTTACTATTTTCAGAAAGGTCGTGTAGAAATATCTTTAAAAAACGATGACGATTTGAAAGAAGCAACAGTGCTGCTAAACGATCCTTTTAAAATGAAAAATATTTTGACTGCAGTTGTTCCTGCAACAAAACCTTTTAATGTGAAGAAGAAGTTTTAG
- a CDS encoding TonB-dependent receptor: MYMKNYFLLFLIGFHFSSFSQTITQTIRGSVIDKQSQTPLPGAVIQLLNSEPLLGTSTNEKGEFKIENVPIGRWQLKIYAISYKERFITVVLNSGKESVTTVELEESVIQGEEVVILAEEDKTQTNNKMSTVSARVFSAEEAARYAGSRNDPARMAANFAGVSGANDSRNDIIIRGNSPLGILWRLNGLDIPNPNHFGNAGSTGGPISILNNNTLDNSDFMTGAFAADYGNATSGVFDLKMRQGNNEKHEYIAQLGFNGFELGAEGPFTKKKNSTFMVNYRYSTLAVFKALNIDFGAGAAVPQYQDATFKTDFNTKKAGKFSFWGIGGLSYVALRERDKKAGQDLYGYSARDTYFRSNVGASGITHTILFKKNAYLKTNMGISGSVNKIIADRIDTSFKTPDNLKPEYRQTTQNVRYSLNTTYNKKFNSRNFINIGFYSEFYKTVFVDSTDYFFGNNTFITLRNYKGNTALLRGFVQWQHKFNDNLSVNVGLSNQFFLLNNSNAVEPRLGLKYALTKKQALSLGGGLHSQLQPIYIYFATDTSAQNRVETNKNLDFTRAAHAVLAYDNNFSTNFRLKTEIYYQYIYNAPVKNYPDYFSVLNLGADFNSPNVSNLVSKGTGYNYGLEITLEKFYSKGYYFLFTSSFFESKYRGSDGVLRNTAFNGNYVLNLLGGKEFKIGQKHILSFDLRATYAGGKRYSPIDLQASIAANSEVRDVSKAYQFQYPAYFRMDVKPGYRYNAKKVTHEFTIDIQNVTRNENVFQQTYDITNKRINTDYQLRFFVIPQYRVLF; encoded by the coding sequence ATGTACATGAAAAACTATTTCCTTTTATTTTTGATCGGGTTTCATTTTTCATCTTTTTCTCAAACCATTACTCAAACCATTCGCGGTAGCGTTATTGACAAGCAAAGTCAAACGCCTTTACCGGGCGCAGTAATTCAACTTTTAAATTCAGAACCCCTCTTGGGAACTTCCACGAATGAAAAAGGTGAATTTAAAATTGAGAATGTTCCCATTGGCCGCTGGCAATTAAAAATTTATGCGATAAGTTACAAAGAACGATTCATCACCGTAGTTTTAAATTCAGGGAAAGAGTCTGTTACCACTGTTGAGTTGGAAGAAAGTGTCATTCAGGGCGAAGAGGTAGTTATTCTGGCGGAAGAAGATAAAACACAAACCAATAACAAAATGAGTACGGTGAGTGCGCGCGTTTTTAGTGCAGAAGAAGCCGCGCGGTATGCCGGAAGCCGTAACGATCCCGCTCGTATGGCTGCAAATTTTGCAGGAGTAAGTGGCGCTAATGATTCACGAAACGATATTATTATTCGTGGAAACTCCCCACTTGGTATTTTATGGAGACTTAACGGGCTCGATATTCCCAATCCGAATCACTTTGGCAACGCGGGCTCTACAGGAGGGCCAATAAGCATTTTAAATAATAATACCCTCGATAATTCCGATTTCATGACAGGCGCTTTTGCTGCAGATTACGGCAATGCTACTTCTGGTGTATTCGATTTGAAGATGCGCCAGGGAAACAATGAAAAGCATGAATACATTGCACAACTTGGCTTTAATGGCTTTGAGCTTGGCGCTGAAGGACCTTTTACGAAAAAAAAGAACTCTACATTTATGGTAAATTACCGCTACTCTACTTTAGCGGTATTTAAAGCTTTGAACATTGATTTTGGCGCCGGCGCTGCTGTTCCACAGTACCAGGACGCCACTTTTAAAACAGACTTTAACACCAAAAAAGCAGGCAAATTTTCTTTCTGGGGCATTGGAGGATTGAGTTATGTGGCTTTGCGGGAAAGAGACAAAAAAGCCGGTCAGGATCTCTACGGCTATAGTGCGCGTGACACTTACTTTCGGTCAAACGTAGGAGCGAGTGGCATTACGCATACCATTCTTTTTAAAAAAAATGCCTACCTCAAAACAAACATGGGCATAAGTGGAAGTGTAAATAAAATTATAGCCGACAGAATTGACACCTCATTTAAAACGCCTGATAACCTCAAACCTGAGTACAGGCAAACCACACAGAATGTTCGCTATTCATTAAATACCACTTACAACAAGAAATTCAATTCCCGAAATTTTATAAATATTGGTTTTTACAGTGAGTTTTACAAAACGGTTTTTGTTGATAGTACAGATTACTTTTTTGGAAACAACACATTTATTACGCTTCGTAATTACAAGGGCAATACGGCTTTGCTACGAGGTTTTGTTCAGTGGCAACACAAATTCAATGATAATCTTTCTGTTAATGTGGGTCTCAGTAACCAATTTTTTCTTCTGAATAATTCAAATGCCGTAGAACCACGCTTAGGTTTAAAATATGCTCTTACAAAAAAGCAAGCTTTAAGCCTGGGTGGAGGATTACATAGCCAGCTACAACCGATTTATATTTATTTTGCCACCGATACCTCGGCACAAAATCGCGTGGAGACTAATAAAAATCTCGATTTTACCCGAGCAGCCCATGCAGTGTTGGCGTACGACAACAACTTCTCTACCAATTTTCGTTTAAAGACAGAGATCTATTACCAGTATATTTATAACGCTCCGGTAAAAAATTATCCCGATTATTTTTCGGTCCTGAATTTAGGTGCTGATTTTAATAGTCCTAATGTTTCCAACCTTGTTAGTAAAGGCACAGGCTACAATTATGGTTTGGAAATAACCCTTGAAAAATTTTACAGTAAAGGCTATTATTTCTTATTTACCTCCAGTTTTTTTGAAAGCAAATACAGGGGCAGCGATGGCGTTTTAAGAAACACAGCTTTCAACGGAAATTATGTTTTAAATCTGTTGGGAGGAAAAGAATTTAAGATCGGGCAAAAACACATTTTAAGTTTCGATCTGAGAGCGACATACGCAGGCGGAAAACGCTATTCTCCCATTGACCTGCAAGCCAGTATAGCGGCAAACTCCGAGGTTCGTGATGTTTCCAAAGCCTATCAATTTCAATATCCTGCCTATTTTAGAATGGATGTTAAGCCCGGTTACCGTTACAATGCAAAAAAAGTAACTCACGAATTTACAATAGACATTCAAAATGTAACAAGGAATGAAAATGTCTTCCAGCAAACTTACGATATCACAAATAAGAGGATAAATACGGATTACCAACTCCGTTTTTTTGTCATTCCACAATACCGGGTGTTATTTTAG